Proteins from a genomic interval of Diprion similis isolate iyDipSimi1 chromosome 10, iyDipSimi1.1, whole genome shotgun sequence:
- the LOC124410966 gene encoding piggyBac transposable element-derived protein 3-like, with translation MASTSQAKRQKRSHNQDHIEIEDRVGGSFDAIFIPESNDSGDSGDSGSDSESENSPNFIDEIENDPSTAIPKTSYQKILNNYEEDQSKLEPDHNYIWEDGEKKYYEFPKNEILLPGSSREVIRNASNTQLFEFFFSEELKNFIVEATRENNFNMTSNDLDVFLGIIILSIFNERKSLRDYWSLDPLLICNPIAEAMSRNEFLKIKSKIKLSKTQCRDVDDRAWRVRKVLDIFRKNILQFGFFSTALSIDEMMVKFHGRTILQQFIANKPERFGIKMWGICSADGFLFDCDIYCGKGSNIYSANKETKLKKCALGSRVVMQMVQNLLTSVVPKKIIKYHLYFDNFFTNPDLLIHLKNLGLRATGTVRAKRVKVKNDLDQKVERGTFSAKHEKNSGMNFITVMDSKPVSLLSTISGVTPLSTVKRFSRQETASTHLPFPSAFTGYNNDGTKVGSKEVGLEIARNYLAKGGKKNKIAHKSITVKLKKCCEHYHKNAENVYELQRLSMFHLLYARPYQKKIVFGSLAGE, from the exons ATGGCGAGTACATCACAAGCGAAGCGGCAAAAACGGTCTCATAATCAAGATCACATCGAAATTGAAGACCGTGTAGGTGGAAGTTTCGATGCGATTTTCATTCCCGAATCAAATGATTCTGGAGATTCTGGAGATTCTGGCTCCGATTCTGAATCAGAAAATTCCCCAAATTTCattgatgaaattgaaaacgatCCGAGTACTGCAATTCCAAAAACGTCCTATCAaaagattttgaataattatgaaGAAGACCAATCAAAGTTGGAGCCAGATCATAATTATATTTGGGAggatggagagaaaaaatattacgaattTCCTAAAAACGAGATTCTACTTCCTGGTTCCTCAAGAGAAGTTATCCGCAATGCTTCTAATACTCAGTtgttcgagttttttttttctgaagaattgaaaaacttcaTAGTAGAAGCTACTCGcgagaataatttcaatatgacATCGAATGATTTGGATGTTTTTTTGGGAATAATTATATTGTCAATTTTCAATGAGAGAAAATCCCTAAGGGACTACTGGTCTCTAGATCCCTTGTTGATATGCAATCCCATCGCTGAAGCAATGAGTCGcaacgaatttttgaaaataaaatcaaaaataaaattatcgaaaaccCAGTGTAGAGATGTTGATGACAGAGCTTGGAGAGTAAGAAAAGTTCTtgatattttcagaaaaaacattctcCAGTTCGGGTTTTTCTCCACAGCTCTATCTATCGACGAGATGATGGTAAAATTCCATGGAAGAACTATTTTACAGCAGTTCATAGCCAACAAGCCGGAGCgttttggaataaaaatgtggGGCATTTGCAGCGCAGAtggatttttattcgattgcGATATTTATTGTGGCAAGGGTTCAAACATTTATTCCGCGAACAAAGAaaccaaattgaaaaaatgtgccTTGGGGAGTCGTGTCGTTATGCAGATGGTTCAAAATCTGCTTACATCGGTTgttccaaaaaaaataataaagtatcATTTAtactttgataatttttttaccaacccCGACCTACTGATTCATCTAAAAAATCTTGGTTTGAGAGCGACAGGTACTGTGAGAGCAAAAAgagtaaaagtgaaaaatgatttggaTCAGAAGGTAGAGAGGGGTACATTTTCTGCGAAGCACGAAAAAAATAGTGGCATGAACTTCATCACTGTGATGGATTCGAAGCCGGTATCATTGCTCTCAACAATCTCCGGTGTCACGCCGCTATCAACAGTGAAACGGTTTTCCCGACAGGAAACGGCTTCAACACATTTACCTTTCCCTTCAGCGTTCACGGGGTACAATAA CGACGGCACAAAAGTAGGGAGTAAAGAAGTAGGACTCGAAATCGCGAGAAACTATCTTGCAAAGggcggaaagaaaaataagatagCACACAAGAGTATcactgtaaaattgaaaaagtgctGTGAACACTATCACAAGAACGCAGAAAATGTGTATGAACTGCAACGTTTATCTATGTTCCACCTGCTTTACGCTCGTccataccaaaaaaaaatagtctttgGTTCATTGGCAGGGGAATAG